GCAGGCAGCACAGCAAGCAGAGTTGTGCCACGATAGAAAAGTAAGTGGTGGAACGTGAAGCGTCCTTCTGGGTGATAGCTCAGAAAGCGTTGCAAGTGAAAAAACGTGCCGTTGTTAGACTGCCAGACAAAGCTATCCCAATGCTCTGCGTCATTGGGTGAGTAGGGACGCACCGCAATGGCAGAGGATTTACTTACAATTGTCGGTAATGGCGGCGACCCAGACATGGCGTCATTGCCGACTAAGAGCGGCTTTGCAGTTTGCTAATTTCATCACGAATACGGGCAGCTTTTTCGTAATCCTCTTTTGCAATAGCTTCATTGAGTTTAGCGTTAAGCTCCTCGAGTTTGCTCATGGGTGTTGAAGCTGTTGCGCGTTTTTCTGCCCCAGCACTGCCCGTGCCAACGCCATAGCCGCTTTGTTCTGGTGCTTTATCATCAATGATGCCCGCTTCGTTCATCACTTCTTCGGAGACGAAGATAGGGGCATCGCAGCGTACCGCCAGCGCAATAGCATCACTAGGACGTGCATCAATTTCGTGAACGACGCCAGAGAGTTCGCACACGACTTTTGCAAAGAAAGTTTCATTGCGCAGTTCATCAATCATCACTTCAGAGATGTTGATGTTGAACGTATCGGTGATGTTGCGAATCAAATCGTGTGTAAACGGGCGCGGTGCTTTGATATTTTCTAGCTTGAGTGCAATGGCTTGCGCTTCAAAGCCACCGATGATGATGGGTAACTTGCGCTTGCCGCCCACTTCAAAGAGTATGAGCGCATAAGCGCCATTGTTGTGTGGGCTGCTGGAAAGACCAAGTATATCGACTTGAATTTTCTTCATAATACTCTCTCAGTGTCGTTGAAGTTCGAAGCGTCAATGAAGTTTGTCATTTTTTGAAGATACACCAAACAGTGTAGAAAAAGCAAGTAGTACATGTAAAGAACACTTGCGTATGCACTTATGCTACTGATGCACAAGCACTTTCTTAAACTCTTCGGTCAATTTTGGCAACACATCTTCTACCGTACCGACGATACCATAGTCAGCAATTTGAAAAATCGGTGCATCCTTGTCTTTGTTGATAGCCACAATGACTTTTGATGATGCCATGCCAGCAAGATGTTGCACGGCGCCTGAAATGCCGCAAGCGATGTAAAGTTTCGGCGAGACGACTTTACCTGTCTGTCCGACTTGTTCGGAATGCGGGCGCCACCCAGCATCAACGACGGCACGACTTGCACCAACAGCTGCACCTAAGACACTTGCCAGCGTTTCAAGATTTTGCCAATTTTCTTTGCCTTCGCCGTTGGGGTCGCGCAAGCCACGACCGCCGCTGACAACGATATCCGCTTCCGCTACATCCAACTTGCCTGCTGAAGCAACGATTTCTTTCACCACCGCTTTTAAGTCGCTGTCGTCAGGGCTGTAGGTTGAGTGCACAATTTCTGCAGTACGATTCAAGTTGGAGTTGATAGGAAAAACATTCGGGCGAAGACTCAAGATTTTGACCGGCGTTTCAAGTTGCACAGTAGCAATAGCTTTACCTGAGTAGGCGTATCGCTTGGCTAGAATGTTATCGCCTTCGGCTTTGACTTCGATAACATCACTGGCAAGTCCTGCACCAAGGCGAATAGAAAGACGCGGGGCAAGGTCTTTGCCCATCGCAGTTGCCGCAAGCAAGACAAGCTGGGCGGATTCTTCTTTAGTGATGCGCGCCACCAATTTGGAATACGCCAATGCTGAATAATTTAGAAGCGATGGATGCTCGAAAAGAAAAACCTTTGAGGCACCATATTTGCCCAAATCTTGAACAGCACTTTTTAAGTCGCTGCCAATGGCAACAGCATAAACTTCTTGAGCAAGTTCGCTGGCTTTGCTTAAAGCCTCGAACGAAGCGCGCTTGATGACATTGCCGCGCTGCTCAATAAAGACAACAGCTTTTGACATACTCAAAAATGTTTAGGTTAAGTTTGAAATACTCAATGAAAGACCAGCCGGCACAGTATCGCTATACCACATTAGCTTCACGATGAAGTCTATCAACAAGTTCGGCTGGTGAATCCAGAATTTTCCCGGCTTGTTTTTCGACGGGTTTCTCAAGGCGAATAAGACGCACTTTAGATGCTTCAGGCGCTGCAATCTCCAGTGTTTCAATCGGTTTTTTCTTAGCCTCCATAATACCTTTCATATTAGCCACACGCGGAATGTTCAAGCCTTTTTGCGCCGTAAGCACAAAGGGCAAAGATACTTCAACAATTTCTTTACCGCCCTCAATTTCACGCTCAATTGTGGCAACCTTGCCGTCAGTGTGCAATGAAACTGCCACGGTTACGGCAGGTAACTCCAAAAGTTCAGCAATCATGGGTCCGACTTGCGCATCGTTGAAATCTGTGGATTCTTTGCCAAGCAATATCATATCGGGCACACCGCCAAAATGTTGTTTGATAGCGTGTGCTAAAACAAACGCCACACCAAAAGAATCTTTCACATTGGATTTGATGAGCACGGCTTTGTCGGCACCCATCGCAAAGGCTTTACGGATGTTTGCTTGAAACTCCTCACCACCGACACTAAAGAGTACGACACTGCCACCAAATTTCTCGCGCAATTTGAGTGCTTCTTCTAGCGCAAATTCATCGTAAGGATTGATGACGAAATTGACCCCTGCCTGCTCAATGTGCTGCCCATCAGGCGCAATTTTAACGCGAGTAGAGGTGTCAGGAACTTGGTTAAGACAGACTGCAAAATTCATAGTTATTGGAAAATGATGATTGAAATCTTGCGCAAGACAGACTCATGCGCTTAAACTGTGCGGCGTGAAAATACATAATTTTTTGGAGCCAATGCAGTTACAGTCTCATGAAGCTTGTGCAGCGTGAAGCGCTTGACATCTTGACAGCAAGCAATTCCAACTTGCACTTTGCAGTGAGCGCATTACGGTGCGGGCTTTTCAAAAATAAAGATGTGTTGCCATGGCAAGCCGCTTTGAGTCTCAAGCCATTTTAAGCCAACTGCATGCATCTCTTTTTTGACTTGCGCTTGGCTCATCTTATGTAGGGGCTTGATAGGTACAGTATCATCTTCGGCACGATATTCGATTTGAATGACTTTGCCACCAACTTTAAGTGAGCGCACAAGAGCGTGCATCATCTCAAAGGGATATTCAAACTCGTGATAAGCATCGACGAGCAGCACGATATCAATGGCATTTTCTGGTAAGTTTGGATTTTGCGGAGAGCCAAGCGTGGGAATGACATTTTGCACATGGCGTGCTTGCATGCGTGCTGTGATGATCTCGAGCATCTCTGGCTGAATATCGACCGCATACACTTTGCCTTGGCGAACGCGCTCAGCAATGCGAAACGTGAAGTAGCCTGTGCCTGCGCCAATATCAGCCACGACATCAGTAGGTTTAAGTTGCATAGCTTCAAGCACAAGGTCGGGACGCTCTTCAAAGAAGCGTTCAGGTCGCTCGAGCCATGTGGCGCCAAGGTGTCCCATCACTTTTGCGATTTCTCTGCCCATATAAATTTTGCCGATGCCATCGGCGCTGGGGAATGGTGTGTATTGATAGCGCTCGTGTTGGGTGGAATCACGCTGAGTGCCCTGCTCGAGTGTAAGAAGTTCGGCAGAAGACACTTTGTTGCAGCTCCATAGCATGGTAGCAGCAAGCAGCAGCGCAAGCGCAGAAAGTTGCGCGGCAAGAGCGGTGCGCCAGCAAAAAGATAGCATGAGAAAAAATGCAGTTTTTGTTTTGAAATTCATCGACGAGAGCCTATCTTTGCAGTCCGATTTTTTGGAAACTAACTGAAAACAAGAACAAATGCCTTGTGGAAAAAAGCGCAAGCGCCATAAGATGGCGACGCACAAGCGCAAAAAAAGACGCCGCAAGAATCGCCATAAGAAGCGTTTGAGATACGCTAACAAGTAAGCGCAAGTGCAAAGAAAACTTTGTAAGTTTTTTTGAAGTTTCATATCTTACAGATTCCTTGACTAAGCTGCACAAGCAGCCAAATGGATGAGCATATAGCTCAGTTGGTAGAGCATCTCACTTTTAATGAGAGGGTCGATGGTTCGAGTCCATCTATGCTCACGCTTCCTCTCCAAAGGACGGCGGCTGCCAGTGGCAGCCAAACTGCGCGGGTGGCGGAATTGGTAGACGCACTACTTTGAGGTGGTAGCGCCGCGAGGCGTAGGAGTTCAAATCTCCTCCCGCGCACGCCCAAAGAGCCGCTATGTTAAAGCGGCTTTCATTTTTTATTGCTCTTTCGGTACTTTGTGCAAATGCCTCGCCAGAGTTCAGGAGTTTCTAACCGCCAAACGACATTGACCCGATGATGGACACGCCGCTAACTTCGCTGCCGTTTCTCGACCGTTCTCAACCGCCACAACCAAAATCTCCAATCCGCGTCGATTTCCCGACCTGGCATGAAGCCATGTTGCCAAATGGTCTGAAAATTATGGTCTATGAGCAACATGATACGCCCGTGGTCTCTATACGCCTCTACAGTCATGCAGGGGCGCTGTATGATGGCACGCATCAAAAAGCCTCTATGTTCGCTTTCGCGCTGTTGATGCAAGGCACACGCTCGCGTACTGCTGAGCAAAATTGCCGATGAAGTTGACTTACTGGGTGCGGAGCTGGGGGCGTTTGCGGGGATTGACAGTGCATCAGTGTCGCTGTCAATTATGACCAAGTATTTAGACCGAGGGCTAGCATTGATGAGTGATGTAGTGCTAAATCCAACTTTTGAAGAAAAAGAAATTGAGTTTGTACGCCAACAAAGTCTGAATCGTCTGCGCTTCTCGAAATCTGATGCAACTCACTTAGCTAGTGATGCACTTACAAAAGCGATCTATCAACCGCATCCGTATTCGCAACCGATGCTGGGCACAGAAGAGGCACTTCAAGCCCTGACGCGCGAGGCAATTGTGAGGTTTTATGAGACGTATGTCGTGCCGAATAACAGTTTCATAGTTGTCGCAGGCGATGTCAAAGCGCAAGAGATTGTTGAAAAACTGGCTGAGGCATTTGGTGAGTGGTCAGCTAAGGCGCTTGTAACAAGCAATTTTCCTATTCCTACGCGTCCTAACTCACCGCGTGTGATTTTGGTACAAAAAGAAGGCGCTGTACAATCGGTGCTGATGCTCGGGCATCTTTCTATTGCGCGTGCTCATCCAGACTACCTAAAATGCTATGTGATGAACATGATTCTGGGTGGCTATTTCGGCTCGCGCCTCAATCTCAGACTGCGTGAGCAGCGCGGCTACACCTACAACATTCGTAGCGCTTTTGATGCAAAGCGAGAGCTTGGAGATTTTTACATTTTCACGCAGGTGCGCAAAGAGGTAACCAAACAGGCTTTACAAGATATTCTGAGCGAACTTCAAGCAATCATTGAGCATGGCGTGAGTGAAGAAGAACTTCAAGACGCTAAAAGCTACATTGCAGGCAACTTCATTATTCAGAACGAATCTCCCGAGACCATTCTCAGTCGCCTTGCCACGATTGAACTCTATGGACTGAGCAAAGACTACTACAACGTGTATGTTGAACAACTGCAACGCTTGACGCTCGAAGATGTGTCTAATGCGGCAAAAATGTATATTCATCCTAGTTGCTTAACGCATGTCGTTGCAGGCGACGCTGACGCTGTACGTGCGGACTTAGAGGAGTTTGGCGACCTTGTCGTGCCCGACGGTAGTAATACTCAATGACCTCTTAGCGTAGCCGGCAGTGTATTGCGTTTCAAGCATTAGTCAAAACGACGCGCAAAGCCCGCAGACTGGTGCGCTTTAACTCATTCAAATCCATGCAACCATCAACGCCAACACTGACGCTTGCAGAAGAACTTGCAGCGTCATACAAGACACTTAAAGCTGAAATTCACAAAGTCATCATCGGTCAAGATGAGATCATTGAGCAACTGATGATGACGATTCTGGCTCGCGGTCACTGCCTAATGGTGGGGGTACCCGGACTAGCCAAGACATTGCTTATTTCGACCTTCGCCAAAATTTTGGACTTAAGTTTTAGCCGCATTCAATTCACGCCGGACTTAATGCCCTCGGATATCACGGGTACGGAGATTTTGGAGGAAGATCACGAGACGGGCAGGAAGTTTTTCAAATTTATTCAGGGTCCGTTATTTGCAAGCGTGGTTTTAGCTGATGAAATCAACCGTACGCCGCCGAAAACACAAGCGGCTTTGCTCGAAGCCATGCAGGAGCACCAGGTGACATCGGCAGGCAAGCGTTATGCGCTGCCCGAGCCGTTTTTCGTGTTGGCTACACAAAACCCAGTTGAGCAAGAAGGTACATATCCTTTACCTGAAGCACAGCTCGATCGCTTCATGTTCAATCTTTGGATTGATTATCCTTCGTTCGAAGAAGAAAAAGCAATTGTCAAAGCCACGACGTCGTCTGAGAAGCCAGTACTGCAGAAGGTAATGAATGCCGAGAAAATTCTTTTGTTTCAAAAACTCGTGCGCGATGTGCCAGTCTCAGACAATGTCATTGAGTATGCGGTGCGGCTAGTAAGCAAAACACGTCCGCAAAGCACCGACGACAAGATGATTAAGCAGTTTGTCAGTTGGGGTGCAGGTCCGCGTGCCTCGCAGTATTTGATTTTAGGAGCAAAGGCGCGCTGCCTGCTCTTCGGGCGCTACACGCCTGATATTGCCGACGTGCAAGCGGTCGCCTTACCTGTGCTGCGGCATCGATTGCTGACAAATTTTAGTGCAGAATCAGAGGGCATCAAACCGGAGACAATCATTACTGCTTTGACCAAAACGTGATAGAAGCAAATGTTAGAAAGAGTGGTCAATACCCTGCGTACGGCTCTTAAGCTCAATGAAGTACAACTCGGGTTATTTGCCTTCTTTCTATGCATGCTGGGCGCATTGATCTTCAGTGTGTCGCTCATCTACCTCAACTTCTCAGAAGTGATTACGACTTTGTTGGCTTTTTTGGGAGGCTCGCTGATTGGTGCAGTAATCGGAAGCGTGGTGTATCGTGTGGTCAAGCGTAATCGTGAGTTAGCCGAGTCGCTGCAAAAAGCTACTGAATCGCTCAATGACGCCAATAGCCGGCTGCAACTCTACAATCAGTCTTTAGCGGATACAGTCAAGCGGCGCACGGAAGAATTGCTCTTTGCGGAGCTGCAGTACCGTAGCCTTTTTGATTCTACAGCTGAACTGATTTTCATTTGCACATCAGATTACCGTGTAATCGAAATCAATCGTGCAGTTGAGATATTTTTGGGTTGGGATAGAAACAGTTTACAGGAGTTTAATTTGCTCAGTCGACTCTCACCTGAAGATGCCGAGCGCTTTATCGAGGCTGCGCAGGTGACACAATCAGGCGAAATCTCGCAAATAGAGCTCTCACTTGATGATCTTTCGGGCGAGACACACTTTTTCAAAGCAGAGTTCTCACCGCTGATTTTTGGAACACTGTCCATCTCGGGTGGATTCAAAATCTTGATGCAAGATGTAACACTGGAAAAACGCTCTCGCTTAGAGCGTGAAGTCGTCATCAAAGTCAGCGAAATTTTTAATCAGTCTGAGACAATTGCTGAAGTTGCTGAGCGAGTCTCAAAAGAACTACGCTCACTCTTTGAGCCAGCGTTTCTCTTGCTCTACCGATATGACGAGTCGACAAAAAACTGTTCTTAGCACACTCTAACGAGTACAATTTGCCTGAAAGTGCGCAAGTCTATACGACAAAAGAGCTGGCAAAGGGCATTGCGCCAGAAGTGGTAAGAACAAAATCAGAAATCTTTGTCGAAGATGTACTTAAAGAGCCACGCCTAAAAGATGTTGAAGAGTATTTGATACGTGTGGCAGGTCGAAGTCTATTTACGGTGCCTCTTATTGCAGCAGAACAATTGCAAGGTGTGCTGCAGATTCTCTCACTGCATCAGCATCGATTTTCAGAAGATGATAAACGCTTGGTGCGCATTCTTGCCAGTGAACTTGCTGAGGGACTTTACCGCAAAAAACTCAGTGATGCGCTTGCTGAAGCCAATAAAACACTGGCTGAAAAAAACGCAGAACTCGAACAATTCGTCTACTCTGTCTCGCATGACCTCAAAGCCCCACTGATTTCTATTCAAGGCTTTGCTTCACAAGTGCAAGAGCTGTACTACGATAAGCTGCAATACGAAGCACGATTTGCACTAGAACGCATTCGCTACAATGCAAAGGTAATGGAAGATATGATTATGGAACTCTTGGATTTGTCGCGTGTCGGGCGTGAGACCGTCAAGATGGATGTCATATATCTTTATGAAATGACGTCGTCTATTATTGAGAATTATCGGGGACACATTGAAGCACAGCGAGCCAAAATCAACATTTCACCTGATTTACCAGCCGTGCACTTTCCACGTCGACGCTTGGAACAGGTAATGACAAACCTCATTGGCAATGCTATCCGATACACTGCGCGTGTCAAAGACCCGTGCATATCTGTTTATGCTATTGACCACCTCGAGATGCATGAAATCGTGGTCAAAGATAATGGTATTGGTATTGCACAAAAAGATTTCGAGAAAGTCTTTCGGCTCTTCGAGCGTGGCGAGAGCGACCAACCCGGTTCTGGCGTTGGACTTGCTATTGTCAAAAAAATCGTGGAGCAGTATGGGGGTAAAATCTGGATTCAATCTGAACTGGGGAAAGGCGCTGAATTTCATTTTACGATTAAAAAACGTGAATACACATAGTGAAAAAGCCAGTAACCGACTGACTTTGATAGCTTTCAACCTTGCTTGCTCTTGAAATAACCTTGTGTCCTATCTCTACGGTGTTCCTATTCTGCTGCTGGTATAATCTCTGCCATAGTTGCGTTTAGCATGATCAACATGAGTACACGCACAAAGCAGGCAATGAAACTACATCATGCTGCAACGATTTGACCTAACTCTGTCGTTACTTTAACAAATTTTATCAACTTTAATTCAAAAAGTATGGCGACGATTCCAATTGACATTCGCACAGGCACCATCAAAAAAGAACGTATCATTGGTATTGACTTAGGTACAACCAATAGTCTTGTAGCCTACATGCACGGCGATAGCCCAGCGATTATCTCCAACAAGTACACCAAAGAACGCATTGTGCCCTCTGTGGTTTATTTTGGCGAAGATTTCACGCCGATTGTAGGCACGGGTGCAAAAGAATTGCTGTCAGAACATCCCGATCGGGTGGTGTATTCAGTCAAACGGTTGATGGGAAGATCTTTTAGCGATGTCAGAGAGGAACTCCCGCATCTGAATTACCGCATCAGTGAAAGTGAGTCGGAGCGTATCTGCAAAATTGAAATTAGCAACGGCAAGGAAACGCGCTACTTTACACCGATTGAAATCTCGGCGATGATTTTGCGCGAACTCAAGCGCTGGGCAGACGATTACTTCGAAGAGCCTGTTACAAAAGCCGTAATTACAGTACCAGCGTATTTCAACGATGCACAACGCCAAGCCACAAAAGACGCCGGCAAACTTGCAGGCTTGGAAGTCTTGCGCATTGTCAATGAACCAACTGCTGCTGCCTTAGCCTATGGCTTAGACAAAACCAAAAATGGGACAATTGCGGTCTATGATCTCGGCGGAGGCACATTTGATATTTCCATCTTGAAACTCGAGGATGGTATTTTTGATGTGCTCTCCACCAATGGTGACACACACCTTGGCGGTGATGACCTAGACCAAGCCTTGCTGGCTGCCATGGCAGAGGAAATTCAACAGGCACTCAGGTTCGATATTTTCTCCAATGCCCAAATCAAGCAACGCTTGCGCCTTGAGTGCGAGCGCGTCAAATGCGAGCTAACCGACAAGGCTGAAGCAATACTGCATGTGGATATCTGCGGACAAGACTTCAAGCGCAAAATTTCGCGCGAAGAATTTGAGCGTATCATTTTGCCCGTGGTAGAGCGCACAAAACAGCCTTGTCTCAAAGCCCTGAAAGATGCTGGACTTTCAGCAAGCGAGATTGATGCTGTGGTGCTTGTCGGTGGCTCAACGCGCACTCCATTTGTCAAGAAGTTTGTCTCAGAGATCTTCGGCGGCAAGAAACCGTATGATTCGCTTAATCCTGAAGAGGTCGTGGCACTGGGTGCAGCGGTGCAAGCCGGCGTCATTTCAGGTGATACTGATGATGTCCTGCTCTTGGACATTACACCACTTTCACTGGGCATTGAGACCGTTGGTGGCGTGTTTGTGCCAATTATTCCACGCAATACCAAAGTGCCAATTAAAGTGGCACAGGAGTTTACAACCTCTGTCGATAACCAGACCGGTATAGACATTCACATTTTGCAAGGCGAGCGCGAGCTGGCTAAAGACAATCGCAGTCTCGCCAAATTTACGCTGGGACCGCTGCCGCCCTTGCCTGCAGGGATGCCCAGAATTTTAGTGATGTTTGCTATTGATGCTGACGGTGTACTTACCGTCTCGGCTAAAGATCAGCGTACAGGCAAAGAGCAGTCGATTACGGTAAAACCCACTTACGGGCTCACAGATGAGGAAGTCGAGAAAATGCTGCTCGATGGTTTCACGCATGCTAAAGAAGATGTAGAGCAACGCTTGTTGATTGAGGCGCAAGTAGAAGCGCGTGGCATGATTTCGGCAATTGAAAAGCAGATAGCGCAAGAATCTGAGGTATTTGCACAGTTGCCTAAGCACGAACAAGAAGCCATTTATGCTGTGCTGGCTGACTTAAAGCAAGCGGTTGAGGGCAGCGAGCGTCAGAAAATCACGGAGCTGATAGAAAAAGCTAATGCGATAACGACGCCGTTTGCACAAGCAGTCATGAACGAGGCAGTGGCGCGTGCACTTGCGCAAAAGAAAGTGGATGAAGTAGCGTAAAGAAAACATGAGTTGCACGGTACGGCACGCATCTGCAAAAAATCGGACGAATAAACTA
This DNA window, taken from [Chlorobium] sp. 445, encodes the following:
- a CDS encoding SAM-dependent methyltransferase, producing the protein MLSFCWRTALAAQLSALALLLAATMLWSCNKVSSAELLTLEQGTQRDSTQHERYQYTPFPSADGIGKIYMGREIAKVMGHLGATWLERPERFFEERPDLVLEAMQLKPTDVVADIGAGTGYFTFRIAERVRQGKVYAVDIQPEMLEIITARMQARHVQNVIPTLGSPQNPNLPENAIDIVLLVDAYHEFEYPFEMMHALVRSLKVGGKVIQIEYRAEDDTVPIKPLHKMSQAQVKKEMHAVGLKWLETQSGLPWQHIFIFEKPAP
- a CDS encoding AAA family ATPase gives rise to the protein MQPSTPTLTLAEELAASYKTLKAEIHKVIIGQDEIIEQLMMTILARGHCLMVGVPGLAKTLLISTFAKILDLSFSRIQFTPDLMPSDITGTEILEEDHETGRKFFKFIQGPLFASVVLADEINRTPPKTQAALLEAMQEHQVTSAGKRYALPEPFFVLATQNPVEQEGTYPLPEAQLDRFMFNLWIDYPSFEEEKAIVKATTSSEKPVLQKVMNAEKILLFQKLVRDVPVSDNVIEYAVRLVSKTRPQSTDDKMIKQFVSWGAGPRASQYLILGAKARCLLFGRYTPDIADVQAVALPVLRHRLLTNFSAESEGIKPETIITALTKT
- a CDS encoding electron transfer flavoprotein subunit beta, which encodes MNFAVCLNQVPDTSTRVKIAPDGQHIEQAGVNFVINPYDEFALEEALKLREKFGGSVVLFSVGGEEFQANIRKAFAMGADKAVLIKSNVKDSFGVAFVLAHAIKQHFGGVPDMILLGKESTDFNDAQVGPMIAELLELPAVTVAVSLHTDGKVATIEREIEGGKEIVEVSLPFVLTAQKGLNIPRVANMKGIMEAKKKPIETLEIAAPEASKVRLIRLEKPVEKQAGKILDSPAELVDRLHREANVV
- a CDS encoding electron transfer flavoprotein subunit alpha — protein: MSKAVVFIEQRGNVIKRASFEALSKASELAQEVYAVAIGSDLKSAVQDLGKYGASKVFLFEHPSLLNYSALAYSKLVARITKEESAQLVLLAATAMGKDLAPRLSIRLGAGLASDVIEVKAEGDNILAKRYAYSGKAIATVQLETPVKILSLRPNVFPINSNLNRTAEIVHSTYSPDDSDLKAVVKEIVASAGKLDVAEADIVVSGGRGLRDPNGEGKENWQNLETLASVLGAAVGASRAVVDAGWRPHSEQVGQTGKVVSPKLYIACGISGAVQHLAGMASSKVIVAINKDKDAPIFQIADYGIVGTVEDVLPKLTEEFKKVLVHQ